The Nitrospirota bacterium genome has a window encoding:
- the mgtA gene encoding magnesium-translocating P-type ATPase produces MSHAWSFWSSSSAEALKRLDSSSNGLSADEALRRHLRGAHLLLKPKSRLSTYELLARQFTSPIILILLAAAGLAFFLADRTDTAIILIIVLVSGLLGFWQERSANRAVTNLLAIVQVKADVWRDGSQASVPVDEVVPGDVVLLRAGDTVPGDCLLLESKDLFVDEATLTGETYPVEKNCGILPADMPLGRRTNSLFLGTHVVSGTGTAVVVHIGSEAEFGKVSGRLQLRPPETEFERGIRQFGYLLLEVTIVLVVSIFAVNVYLARPVLEAFLFSLALAVGLTPQLLPAIISINLAHGAKRMARRKVIVKRLASIENFGSMTVFCSDKTGTLTEGLVRLKSACNIAGSSSERVLFHGWLNASFETGFLNPIDEAIRAARSFDLSSYRKLDEEPYDFVRKRLSVLVATPTSHLLVTKGALANVLAVCSSAESADGTLVELAAVRDAIELQMAQWAGLGWRVLGLASREMGAKVGITKDDEAGMTFLGFLLFEDPVKADVVETIGRLKRVGVTLKIVTGDNRLVAAHVGQTIGLSNGNLLTGGDLRQMSEEALVSRVNDVHVFAEVEPNQKERIILALKKAGHVVGYGGDGINDASALHAADVGVSVESAVDVAKEAADIVLLEKDLGILVEGVQEGRRTFANTLKYVFMATSANFGNMFSMAGASLFLSFLPLLPKQILLTNLLTDIPEMTIAGDRVDEELIDRPRRWNIAFIRKFMLTFGLVSSIFDYMTFGVLLLVFQAGVEEFRTGWFVESVISASIIVLVVRSRRPFTQSRPSRGLLVATLSVVGLTLLLPYTPLRGPLGFVPLPPLFLAALLGIVVGYVVAAEVAKKVFYRHVVF; encoded by the coding sequence ATGTCTCATGCGTGGAGCTTTTGGAGCAGCTCCTCGGCTGAGGCACTCAAGAGGCTCGATTCAAGCTCCAACGGCCTCTCGGCTGATGAAGCGCTGCGGCGTCACCTGCGCGGTGCACACCTTCTCTTAAAACCGAAGAGCCGTCTGTCCACCTACGAGCTACTGGCCCGGCAATTCACCAGCCCGATCATCCTCATCCTCCTGGCAGCCGCAGGGCTGGCCTTCTTTTTGGCGGATCGGACCGATACGGCGATCATTCTCATCATCGTGCTCGTCAGCGGCCTGCTCGGATTCTGGCAGGAACGGAGCGCGAATCGAGCGGTGACCAACCTGCTGGCGATCGTGCAGGTCAAAGCGGATGTGTGGCGGGACGGAAGCCAGGCCTCTGTGCCGGTCGATGAGGTCGTGCCGGGCGATGTCGTCCTGCTCAGAGCGGGCGATACGGTTCCCGGCGATTGTCTCCTGCTTGAATCCAAAGATCTGTTCGTGGATGAGGCGACGCTCACGGGCGAAACCTATCCGGTAGAAAAAAACTGCGGCATCCTGCCGGCCGACATGCCCTTGGGCCGACGGACGAACAGCCTCTTTCTCGGGACCCATGTCGTGAGTGGAACCGGGACGGCGGTCGTGGTGCACATCGGGTCGGAGGCGGAATTCGGGAAGGTCTCAGGTCGCTTACAACTCAGGCCACCCGAGACGGAGTTCGAACGAGGCATCAGGCAATTCGGATATCTACTGTTGGAAGTGACCATTGTGCTGGTCGTCTCCATCTTCGCAGTCAATGTGTATCTGGCCAGGCCTGTGCTCGAAGCCTTTCTGTTCTCTCTCGCCCTTGCGGTCGGCCTCACCCCGCAGCTGCTGCCGGCTATCATCAGTATCAATCTCGCCCATGGGGCCAAGCGCATGGCCCGGCGGAAAGTGATTGTGAAGCGATTGGCCTCGATCGAAAACTTCGGGAGCATGACAGTCTTTTGCTCTGACAAGACAGGGACACTGACCGAAGGGCTCGTCCGGCTGAAGTCTGCCTGCAATATCGCAGGCAGCTCGAGCGAACGGGTGCTCTTCCATGGCTGGCTCAATGCGAGTTTCGAGACCGGATTTCTCAATCCGATCGACGAAGCGATCCGTGCCGCTCGTTCGTTCGACCTCTCTTCCTATCGGAAGCTGGATGAGGAACCCTACGACTTCGTCCGCAAACGGTTGTCCGTGTTAGTCGCGACGCCGACCAGCCATCTGTTGGTCACCAAGGGGGCCCTGGCGAATGTCCTGGCGGTCTGTTCAAGCGCCGAGTCTGCAGATGGGACCCTGGTTGAGTTGGCTGCCGTGCGCGACGCCATCGAATTGCAGATGGCTCAGTGGGCCGGCCTGGGATGGCGGGTGCTCGGGCTTGCTTCTCGCGAGATGGGTGCGAAAGTGGGCATCACTAAAGACGATGAGGCTGGCATGACGTTCCTGGGATTCCTGCTGTTCGAAGATCCCGTAAAGGCCGATGTCGTGGAGACGATTGGCCGCCTCAAGAGGGTAGGCGTCACCTTGAAGATTGTGACCGGCGACAATCGTCTCGTTGCAGCCCACGTCGGACAGACGATCGGCCTGTCGAATGGGAATCTGTTGACCGGTGGGGATTTGCGGCAGATGAGCGAAGAAGCGTTGGTGTCACGCGTGAATGATGTCCATGTCTTTGCCGAGGTCGAGCCGAATCAGAAGGAACGGATCATCCTGGCGTTGAAAAAGGCAGGCCACGTCGTAGGCTATGGGGGCGACGGCATCAATGACGCTTCGGCATTGCACGCGGCGGACGTCGGCGTGTCCGTCGAGAGCGCGGTAGACGTGGCGAAAGAAGCGGCGGATATCGTGTTGCTGGAAAAGGATCTTGGCATCCTTGTCGAGGGAGTGCAGGAAGGGCGGCGGACGTTCGCCAACACGTTGAAGTATGTCTTTATGGCGACCAGCGCGAACTTCGGCAACATGTTCAGCATGGCAGGGGCGTCGCTCTTTCTGTCTTTTCTGCCACTGCTGCCCAAACAAATATTGTTGACCAATCTCCTCACCGACATTCCGGAAATGACCATCGCCGGCGATCGCGTGGATGAGGAGCTGATCGATCGGCCCAGGCGGTGGAACATCGCCTTCATTCGAAAATTCATGCTCACGTTCGGGTTGGTGAGTTCCATATTTGACTATATGACGTTTGGTGTACTGCTCTTGGTCTTTCAAGCTGGTGTCGAGGAATTCAGAACCGGATGGTTTGTGGAGTCGGTGATCTCCGCCTCGATCATTGTCCTGGTCGTTCGAAGTCGTCGGCCGTTTACTCAAAGCCGACCGAGCCGTGGCCTGTTGGTTGCGACGCTTTCGGTCGTAGGACTGACGCTTCTGTTGCCCTATACGCCACTGCGCGGGCCGCTGGGGTTCGTGCCGTTGCCGCCTCTGTTCCTGGCAGCCTTGCTGGGTATCGTCGTGGGGTATGTCGTGGCGGCTGAAGTGGCGAAGAAAGTCTTTTATCGGCATGTGGTCTTTTGA
- the hypD gene encoding hydrogenase formation protein HypD yields MKYVDEYRDRTLATRLAERITHTVHRPWTIMEVCGGQTHAIVRFGLDALLPTSLTVVHGPGCPVCVTPVGLIDQALQLASLPHVIFCSFGDMLRVPGSRGDLFGVKAAGGDVRIVYSPLDAMTLARANPAREVVCFAVGFETTAPAWAMAVIQAKESGLTNFSLLVAHVLVPPAMEAILSSPQNRVQGFLAAGHVCTVVGYEDYEALAARYRVPIVVAGFEPLDILEGIGLLVTQLEEGRAEVENQYVRSVRREGNRQARAVVEEVFEPAPRTWRGIGEIARSGLQLRPAYAAYDAAVRFREALSQAGSVGVEDPDCRSGLVLQGLIKPPDCPAFATRCTPEQPLGAPMVSSEGACAAYYRYRSHVKRET; encoded by the coding sequence ATGAAATACGTTGACGAATATCGGGACCGTACCCTTGCGACGAGGTTAGCGGAGCGCATCACGCATACCGTGCACCGGCCTTGGACGATCATGGAAGTCTGCGGTGGGCAGACCCATGCCATTGTGCGGTTCGGTCTCGATGCCTTGTTACCGACGAGCCTGACGGTCGTGCATGGGCCCGGCTGTCCTGTGTGCGTTACGCCGGTCGGCCTCATCGACCAAGCGCTCCAACTCGCATCGCTGCCGCATGTCATCTTCTGCTCGTTTGGAGACATGCTGCGTGTGCCCGGGTCGCGAGGGGACTTGTTCGGTGTGAAAGCGGCGGGTGGGGATGTTCGGATCGTCTATTCGCCGCTCGATGCAATGACCCTGGCCCGCGCCAACCCGGCTCGCGAGGTTGTCTGTTTTGCCGTGGGGTTCGAGACGACCGCGCCGGCCTGGGCCATGGCTGTGATCCAAGCGAAAGAGTCGGGACTGACGAACTTCAGCCTGCTGGTCGCCCATGTGCTGGTGCCGCCGGCAATGGAGGCGATCCTGTCGTCGCCTCAGAATCGGGTCCAAGGTTTTCTCGCTGCGGGCCATGTCTGTACGGTGGTCGGCTACGAAGACTACGAAGCGCTCGCAGCACGCTATCGAGTTCCGATCGTCGTGGCCGGATTCGAGCCGCTCGATATCCTGGAAGGCATCGGGCTCCTCGTCACCCAATTGGAGGAGGGGCGAGCCGAGGTCGAGAACCAGTATGTGCGATCCGTCCGCCGGGAAGGGAATCGGCAGGCGCGAGCCGTCGTCGAGGAGGTCTTCGAACCGGCGCCGCGCACCTGGCGCGGCATCGGCGAGATCGCGCGGAGTGGTCTACAGCTCAGGCCGGCCTATGCAGCCTACGATGCGGCGGTTCGATTTCGTGAGGCGCTTTCCCAAGCCGGTTCAGTAGGGGTGGAAGATCCGGATTGTCGGAGCGGGCTGGTATTGCAGGGCTTGATCAAACCGCCGGACTGTCCGGCCTTCGCCACGCGTTGCACGCCGGAACAACCCTTGGGGGCGCCCATGGTATCGAGTGAGGGCGCCTGCGCCGCCTACTACCGCTATCGCAGCCATGTGAAACGTGAAACGTGA
- a CDS encoding N-6 DNA methylase: protein MKLAGKRFRPAIESPYRWRDWAAKPDGITGDELIKFVNNDEAIGPDGEKGPGLFAYLRSLQGANGGDRRDVIATVFRGTVNRMINGYLLRDVVNKVHGIHFSSSDEIHTLGHLYESMLKEMRDAAGDSGEFYTPRAVVRFMVAVTDPRLGGTLLDPACGTGGFLVEAFSHLEKQCKTVQHREILQTRSLIGGEAKSLPYLLAQMNLLLHGLETPQIDPLNSLRFPLKEIGDKDRGDIILTNPPFGGEEERGILSNFPEDKQTSETALLFLQLIMRKLRRPGAHPGMGNLKSQISKGGRAGVVVPNGTLFGDGVCARIKEELLKDFNLHTIVRLPNGVFAPYTGIPTNLMFFDRSGPTKDVWYYEQPLPEGRKNYTKTQPIQFDEFADCIAWWNKRKENDRAWKVPAADILKNSCNLDIKNPRSKVDFEHLPPEVLAEDILRKEEKICDLISQIKKLLGEGR from the coding sequence ATGAAGCTCGCGGGCAAACGCTTCCGTCCCGCCATTGAATCACCCTACCGCTGGCGCGACTGGGCTGCCAAGCCCGACGGCATCACTGGCGACGAGTTGATCAAGTTCGTGAACAACGACGAAGCCATCGGCCCAGACGGGGAAAAAGGGCCCGGCCTCTTCGCCTACCTCCGTAGCCTGCAAGGGGCCAACGGTGGCGACCGCCGCGACGTGATCGCCACCGTCTTCCGCGGCACCGTCAACCGCATGATCAACGGCTACCTCCTGCGCGATGTCGTGAACAAAGTCCACGGCATCCACTTTTCCTCCAGCGACGAAATCCACACCCTCGGCCATCTCTACGAGTCCATGCTCAAAGAAATGCGCGACGCCGCCGGCGACTCGGGCGAGTTCTACACCCCGCGCGCCGTCGTCCGCTTCATGGTCGCCGTGACCGATCCCAGGTTAGGGGGAACCCTCCTCGACCCAGCCTGCGGAACCGGCGGCTTCCTCGTCGAAGCCTTCTCGCATTTGGAGAAGCAGTGCAAGACCGTCCAGCATCGGGAAATCCTCCAGACCAGAAGCCTTATCGGCGGGGAGGCTAAATCGCTTCCCTATCTGCTCGCCCAGATGAATCTATTGCTTCATGGCCTTGAAACCCCGCAGATTGATCCGCTCAACAGCCTACGCTTTCCCTTGAAAGAAATCGGCGACAAAGACCGGGGCGATATCATCTTGACCAATCCGCCCTTCGGCGGCGAAGAAGAGCGTGGCATCCTCTCCAATTTTCCCGAAGACAAGCAGACTTCCGAGACTGCACTGCTCTTTCTCCAGCTCATCATGCGCAAGCTCCGCCGCCCGGGCGCGCACCCAGGGATGGGCAATCTCAAATCTCAGATCTCAAAGGGCGGTCGGGCTGGCGTCGTTGTTCCGAACGGTACCCTCTTCGGCGACGGCGTCTGCGCCCGCATCAAGGAAGAACTGCTGAAGGATTTCAATCTTCACACGATTGTCCGTTTACCCAACGGCGTCTTTGCTCCCTACACAGGCATTCCGACCAATCTCATGTTCTTCGACCGCTCCGGCCCCACGAAAGACGTCTGGTACTACGAGCAGCCGCTCCCCGAAGGCCGGAAAAACTACACCAAGACCCAGCCGATTCAATTCGACGAATTCGCCGACTGCATCGCCTGGTGGAATAAACGGAAGGAGAACGACCGAGCCTGGAAAGTCCCCGCCGCCGACATTCTCAAGAACAGCTGCAACCTCGACATCAAGAATCCGCGCAGCAAAGTCGATTTCGAACATTTGCCTCCAGAAGTCCTTGCGGAGGACATCCTCCGCAAGGAAGAGAAGATCTGCGACCTCATATCTCAGATAAAGAAGTTACTCGGAGAAGGCCGATGA
- the hypF gene encoding carbamoyltransferase HypF codes for MRDSIAHRLRVEVDGTVQGVGFRPFVYRLARELELAGWISNKSDGLLIEVEGEAGAVETFLHRLETDAPASARVETLMTAVIPAQGGISFSICTSTGSGQRTLVIPPDLATCLDCRRELADPTDRRFRYPFLTCTQCGPRFSLLTAIPYDRPNTTMAGFGLCSACRTEYEDETDRRFHAEPIACPACGPHVILWDEEGRDVAGGDEALRQAAALIREGFIVAVKGLGGFQLWVDAGPGEAVQRLRSRKRRPDKPFALLFPSVESVRASCVLSPEEETFLRSPQAPIVLVRKRQEADLAEAVSPGNPYIGAMLPATPLHYLLMEDLQRPVVATSGNRSEEPIVIDEREALIRLKGIADAFLVHNRPIARPVDDSVIRVFPGGPEPKSKPKMNVVLLRRARGFVPQAIRLGENMRQGRTSDPVLAVGGHLKNTVAMLCGDRVVMSQHVGDLSTVEAVLAFRQVVDDLQRLLQVAPQTIACDRHPDYRSSVFARELAAALSVPLVPVQHHHAHVASCMAEHGIDGEVLGIAWDGAGYGLDGQIWGGEFLIASYEGFTRFAHLRPFRLPGGEAAMREPIRTAAALLWDIMGEEMLAHRLPRWKPPHDQQVQLAMLLRTGVASPWTTSMGRLFDGVASLTGLCHSASFEGQAAMAVEFAAERARQSGGDPAAGYSMDLRPGPSTAKGWVVDWRPMVSAIVDDLRVGSSAELIAARFHAGIVEVMLRVAREAGLERVILTGGCFQNAYLLRLAQHRLAEAGFTVYSHCLAPPNDGGLSLGQAVVAAHHADGPSR; via the coding sequence ATGAGGGACAGCATTGCTCATCGCCTTCGCGTTGAAGTGGACGGGACTGTGCAAGGCGTCGGGTTCCGCCCGTTTGTGTACCGGCTGGCACGAGAACTGGAGCTGGCCGGATGGATCAGCAACAAGAGCGACGGTCTGTTGATTGAAGTGGAAGGGGAGGCCGGCGCCGTTGAGACGTTTCTCCATCGGCTGGAGACCGACGCACCGGCCTCCGCACGAGTCGAGACTCTGATGACAGCCGTTATTCCGGCACAAGGCGGCATATCTTTTTCGATCTGCACCAGCACCGGTTCCGGTCAGCGGACCCTCGTCATTCCACCGGATCTGGCGACGTGCCTCGACTGCCGCCGCGAACTTGCGGATCCAACCGACCGCCGGTTTCGCTATCCCTTCCTCACTTGCACGCAATGCGGACCTCGTTTCAGCCTGCTCACAGCGATTCCTTACGACCGGCCCAATACGACCATGGCGGGATTTGGACTCTGCTCCGCTTGTCGAACCGAGTACGAAGACGAAACGGATCGGCGCTTTCACGCTGAGCCGATCGCATGCCCGGCCTGCGGACCACACGTGATCTTGTGGGATGAAGAGGGGCGCGATGTCGCCGGCGGCGACGAAGCCTTGCGTCAGGCGGCGGCCTTGATCCGTGAGGGATTCATTGTCGCGGTCAAAGGCCTAGGCGGGTTTCAGCTCTGGGTCGATGCGGGCCCGGGGGAAGCCGTACAGCGCCTACGCTCTCGAAAACGGAGGCCGGACAAGCCGTTTGCCCTGTTGTTTCCTTCTGTAGAATCGGTCCGAGCCTCCTGTGTGTTGTCGCCGGAAGAGGAAACATTTCTTCGTTCGCCGCAAGCGCCGATTGTGTTGGTGAGGAAACGCCAAGAGGCGGATCTGGCCGAAGCAGTCTCCCCGGGGAATCCCTACATCGGCGCGATGTTGCCGGCCACGCCGTTGCATTATCTGTTGATGGAGGACCTGCAACGGCCGGTGGTGGCCACGAGCGGTAATCGGTCCGAGGAACCGATTGTGATCGATGAGCGAGAGGCGCTCATTCGGCTGAAGGGGATCGCGGACGCGTTTCTCGTGCATAACCGGCCGATTGCCAGGCCGGTAGACGACTCGGTGATACGGGTGTTTCCCGGTGGGCCTGAGCCGAAGTCTAAGCCCAAGATGAATGTGGTGCTGCTGCGGCGGGCGCGAGGCTTCGTGCCTCAAGCGATCCGCTTAGGCGAGAATATGCGTCAGGGAAGAACGAGCGATCCGGTCCTTGCCGTGGGCGGGCATCTCAAGAACACTGTAGCCATGCTGTGCGGTGATCGCGTTGTGATGAGCCAACACGTCGGTGATTTGTCTACGGTGGAAGCCGTCCTGGCCTTTCGACAAGTTGTGGATGATCTCCAGCGGCTGCTCCAGGTCGCACCTCAGACCATTGCCTGCGATCGGCACCCCGATTATCGTTCGTCGGTCTTCGCGCGCGAGTTGGCGGCTGCTCTGTCCGTGCCGCTCGTTCCCGTGCAGCATCACCATGCGCACGTCGCTTCCTGTATGGCGGAACATGGGATCGACGGCGAGGTGCTCGGCATCGCGTGGGATGGAGCCGGTTACGGGTTGGATGGCCAGATTTGGGGTGGGGAATTTCTCATTGCGAGCTATGAGGGGTTCACCCGGTTCGCGCACCTCCGACCGTTCCGGTTGCCGGGCGGAGAAGCCGCGATGCGAGAGCCGATACGCACGGCTGCGGCCCTGCTGTGGGACATCATGGGAGAGGAGATGCTGGCGCACCGGCTTCCTCGTTGGAAACCGCCGCACGATCAGCAGGTCCAACTCGCGATGTTGCTCAGAACCGGGGTCGCATCACCATGGACGACGAGTATGGGCCGGCTGTTCGACGGAGTGGCGTCGCTCACAGGCCTGTGCCATAGTGCATCATTCGAAGGACAAGCTGCCATGGCAGTCGAGTTCGCAGCAGAGCGGGCCCGGCAGAGCGGGGGAGACCCAGCAGCAGGATATTCAATGGACTTGCGCCCGGGTCCTTCTACTGCGAAGGGCTGGGTCGTCGATTGGCGGCCTATGGTGAGCGCCATCGTGGATGATCTTCGTGTGGGAAGCAGTGCCGAGTTAATTGCGGCGCGGTTTCACGCCGGGATAGTCGAGGTGATGCTGCGCGTCGCGCGGGAAGCAGGGCTGGAGCGTGTGATTCTGACCGGAGGCTGTTTTCAGAATGCCTACCTGCTGCGATTGGCACAGCACCGGTTGGCAGAGGCCGGCTTCACGGTCTATAGCCATTGTCTCGCTCCACCGAATGATGGTGGGTTGTCCTTAGGGCAAGCTGTGGTCGCGGCACACCATGCTGATGGCCCCTCTAGATAA
- a CDS encoding four helix bundle protein, producing MKYKSFEDLPVWQAAIELARHTYAFTEQQAFRGHAGLRDQLERAALSISNNIAEGFERGSTNELLAFLYIARGSAGEVRSMLCLLERVPAFSPLKSEICNLRSAAAGISRQLYGWIEQLKNSDITGQRHLNDTARSRTVAQKDQAAFLEELDHLRKSETK from the coding sequence ATGAAGTACAAATCCTTCGAAGACCTTCCCGTCTGGCAAGCTGCCATTGAATTGGCTCGTCACACCTACGCTTTCACCGAGCAACAAGCCTTTCGCGGGCATGCAGGCCTGCGCGACCAACTGGAACGGGCCGCCCTCTCTATTTCTAACAACATCGCCGAAGGCTTCGAACGCGGCAGCACGAACGAACTGCTCGCCTTCCTCTATATCGCCCGCGGCTCCGCCGGCGAAGTCCGTTCCATGCTCTGCCTCTTAGAGCGCGTCCCCGCTTTCTCCCCTCTGAAATCTGAAATTTGCAATTTGAGATCGGCTGCCGCTGGTATATCGCGGCAGCTCTACGGCTGGATCGAGCAACTCAAGAACTCCGACATCACCGGCCAGCGGCATCTGAACGATACAGCCCGGTCTCGAACCGTTGCGCAGAAGGACCAAGCAGCCTTCCTTGAAGAACTCGACCACCTCCGCAAATCCGAGACGAAGTAA
- a CDS encoding restriction endonuclease subunit S: MSKWSMVSLGRVASPVERPEVPVPGKPYRQVGVRLWGEGAYERELLDGSETKYKTLSRVEADDIVVNKIWARNGSVAVVPDKLAGCYVSGEFPTFKPTAERLEPLWFHWLTKTPTFWEQCDEKSRGTSGKNRIRPERFLEIEIPLPPLPEQRRIVARIESLTEKVQNAQGLRQELFDERDSLVGAVLNRFLGNPYTGERGKLQIADWCKLTDVVTDVADGPHITPRYVDGGVPFITVLNITSGRISFRDHKYITPEDHKLYQKRARADKGDVLISKDGTIGVPCFVDTDREFSFFVSVALVKPKANVLDGEFLTWVLRAPYLQERMKSQSRGDMIRHLVLREIRELTVPLPSIHEQRRIVAYLDGLQAKVDELKQLQAETADELAALLPSILDKAFKGEL, translated from the coding sequence ATGAGTAAGTGGTCGATGGTTTCACTGGGAAGGGTGGCTTCGCCAGTCGAGCGTCCGGAAGTGCCCGTTCCGGGGAAACCATACAGACAGGTAGGCGTCAGATTGTGGGGTGAGGGAGCTTATGAGCGAGAATTGCTCGATGGGAGTGAGACGAAATACAAAACGCTGTCGCGTGTCGAGGCTGATGACATTGTAGTGAACAAGATTTGGGCAAGAAACGGAAGTGTCGCCGTGGTACCAGACAAGTTGGCAGGTTGTTATGTTTCCGGTGAATTTCCCACCTTCAAGCCGACAGCAGAGCGGTTAGAGCCTCTTTGGTTTCACTGGCTAACGAAAACTCCCACGTTCTGGGAGCAATGCGATGAGAAGTCTCGTGGCACAAGCGGCAAGAACCGGATTCGGCCTGAGCGGTTCTTGGAAATCGAAATCCCTCTCCCCCCACTTCCGGAGCAGCGACGGATCGTGGCGCGGATCGAATCCCTTACTGAGAAGGTACAAAATGCACAAGGACTGCGGCAAGAGTTGTTTGATGAACGAGATTCATTAGTCGGCGCTGTCCTTAACAGATTCTTGGGAAATCCCTACACAGGAGAGCGTGGGAAGCTACAAATAGCTGATTGGTGCAAGCTAACTGATGTTGTCACGGATGTAGCCGATGGGCCGCATATTACTCCGCGCTATGTTGACGGAGGAGTGCCGTTCATCACAGTTCTTAACATAACTTCTGGGCGAATCAGCTTCAGAGACCATAAATACATAACTCCTGAGGATCACAAACTATACCAAAAGAGAGCTCGCGCAGATAAGGGGGACGTACTGATCAGTAAGGACGGCACAATAGGTGTCCCTTGCTTTGTAGATACCGACCGCGAGTTTAGTTTCTTCGTTTCGGTCGCTCTTGTTAAGCCAAAAGCAAATGTGCTGGACGGAGAATTTCTCACGTGGGTGCTGAGGGCGCCTTATCTTCAAGAGAGAATGAAATCTCAGTCTCGTGGTGACATGATCAGGCACCTAGTATTGCGAGAGATCCGGGAACTTACGGTGCCGTTACCATCCATTCATGAACAGCGCCGTATTGTCGCCTACCTCGACGGCTTGCAGGCCAAGGTGGATGAGCTGAAACAGCTGCAAGCCGAGACCGCCGACGAACTCGCCGCGCTCCTGCCCTCCATCCTCGACAAAGCCTTCAAAGGCGAGCTGTAA
- the hypE gene encoding hydrogenase expression/formation protein HypE has product MTENKSYEPACPLPASGKQTVQLAHGGGGRLMQELIRDVFLRAFDNPMLAHLHDGATFPNEKGTLAFTTDSYVVHPLFFPGGDIGSLAVHGTVNDLAMCGAKPLCLSAGFILEEGLNLETLRRVVESMAKAAQAAGVPIVTGDTKVVDRGKGDGIFVNTAGVGLVPAGVRVLPELVRPGDAILLSGDLGCHGIAVLSVREGVAFTGNVESDSAPLHQVVGELVDSGIEIHCLRDLTRGGLASALNEIAVAAKVGMVSDEAVIPVLETVRGACELMGLDPLYVANEGRFVAMVPESDVESALTIMRRHSVAHQAVRIGRVTAENPPLVALQTLLGTHRILDLLSGEQLPRIC; this is encoded by the coding sequence ATGACCGAGAACAAATCCTATGAGCCGGCCTGTCCGTTGCCGGCCTCGGGAAAACAGACCGTGCAGCTCGCCCATGGCGGCGGCGGGCGCCTCATGCAGGAGTTGATTCGAGACGTCTTTCTTCGCGCGTTCGACAATCCAATGTTGGCCCACCTGCATGACGGCGCGACGTTCCCGAACGAGAAAGGCACGCTCGCGTTCACGACCGATTCCTACGTGGTGCACCCCCTATTCTTTCCCGGCGGCGACATCGGAAGCCTGGCGGTGCACGGCACGGTCAACGATCTGGCTATGTGCGGGGCGAAGCCCCTATGTCTCAGCGCGGGATTCATTCTGGAAGAAGGATTGAATTTAGAGACGCTCCGTCGAGTCGTGGAATCGATGGCGAAGGCCGCACAAGCGGCTGGTGTGCCCATCGTGACCGGGGACACCAAGGTGGTGGATCGTGGCAAGGGCGACGGCATCTTCGTCAACACGGCGGGGGTCGGGCTGGTGCCGGCGGGCGTCCGTGTGCTGCCTGAGTTGGTCCGGCCGGGGGATGCCATTCTGCTCAGCGGCGATCTTGGCTGTCACGGTATCGCGGTCCTCAGTGTGCGCGAAGGCGTCGCCTTTACCGGCAATGTGGAAAGCGACTCAGCGCCCTTGCACCAAGTCGTCGGCGAGCTGGTTGACAGCGGCATCGAGATCCATTGCCTGCGCGACCTCACGCGCGGTGGGCTCGCCAGCGCGCTCAATGAAATTGCCGTTGCGGCGAAGGTCGGCATGGTCAGCGACGAGGCGGTCATTCCGGTCCTCGAAACCGTGCGCGGCGCCTGTGAGCTAATGGGGCTCGATCCTCTGTATGTGGCGAATGAGGGGCGTTTCGTCGCAATGGTTCCAGAATCGGATGTCGAGAGCGCGCTGACGATCATGCGTCGGCATTCCGTGGCGCACCAGGCGGTCCGGATCGGCAGAGTGACAGCGGAGAATCCACCGCTGGTAGCGTTGCAGACCCTGCTGGGCACGCACCGTATTCTCGATCTGTTATCGGGAGAGCAACTGCCTCGGATCTGCTAA
- a CDS encoding HypC/HybG/HupF family hydrogenase formation chaperone: MCLAVPGQVLSITDDQLRTGTVSFGGVTKDISLALVPDAGVGDYVIVHVGFAISKLDEKAALRSLELMAQLDRREAPGPS; the protein is encoded by the coding sequence ATGTGTCTCGCGGTTCCAGGACAGGTTCTCAGCATCACTGACGACCAACTCCGCACCGGGACTGTATCGTTCGGCGGAGTAACCAAGGATATCTCTCTGGCCCTGGTCCCGGATGCAGGAGTGGGCGACTATGTCATCGTCCATGTCGGTTTTGCCATCAGCAAGTTGGACGAAAAGGCAGCGCTACGCTCGCTCGAATTGATGGCGCAATTAGATCGGCGAGAAGCGCCGGGGCCGTCATGA